Sequence from the Streptomyces sp. NBC_01408 genome:
CAGCCACACGGCGCTCACCGCGTCCAGCGAGCCCGACCGTACGGGCAGCCGGGTGCCGGAGGCGAGGACGACGGGGACCCCGCGGCGGAGCGCCATCGAGGCCATGCCGTACGAGGAGTCCGCGCCCAGGACCAGCAGCCCCGGGCGGGCCAGCCGGGCGGTGACGATGCCCGTGCCGCAGCCGAGGTCGAGGAGGGTGCGCGCGGGCGCCGGGAGCAGGCCGAGGACCGCCGCGGCGGCGGCCTCGGCGCGGGGGATCCCACCGCGGGTGGCGTCGTAGGCCTCGGCCTCCGCGTCGTAGTCGAGCAGGGAGCCCGGTATCGGCATCAGCGCGCGCCGTGGGCGGGGGCGAGGGATTCGACGCGCTCGGCGAGTGCGAAGTCGTTCGCCGTGACCACTCCGCCCGCGTCATGGGTGTTCACCGACAGGCGGACCGTGTTGTAGCCCAGGGTCAGGTCGGAGTGGTGGTTCAACTCCTGCTGCACGGAGGCGATGTGGGCGACCAGGGCGCTCGCCGCGAAGTGCGTGCCCAGTCGGTAGGTACGGAAGATCCGGTCGTCCTCGAAGGCCCAGCCCGGGAGTTCCCGCAAGCGGTCCTCGATCTCCTTCTGCGACAGCGGCTCACTCGGCATGCACCGGCTCCTTTTCCCGTGACGTGGAGTCAAGGTTCCCACAGCACGCGCCGGTGTGAACCTTTCGCGCCATAGTGCGCCCGGGTACTTCCGTGCCTTCCGTGCCGAGCGCGACGCCCCTATGCTCCTGCGCCTGACGAGACTGTTACCAGCGGTAACGAGGGGGCACCGGATGGCCGGCACGGGAAGTTCCAGGCGTACGTTCATGGCGGGCGCGGCGGCCGGGGCCGGGGCCCTGACGGCCCCCGGGGCCGCGGCGGTCCCGGCGGCGGCGGCCGGCACCGCCACCACCGCCGGCGCGGCCGCTGCCGCGACACCGCCGAACGGCCGCAGCGTCGCCGTACTCGGCGGCGGGGTCGCGGGCCTGACGGCCGCCCACGAACTGGCGGAGCGCGGCTACGCCGTCACGGTGTACGAGCGCCGGGCGCTCGGCGGCAAGGCCCGCAGCATGGACGTGCCCGGCAGCGCCCGCGGCGGGCGCCGGCCCCTGCCCGCGGAGCACGGCTTCCGCTTCATCCCGGGCATCTACCACAACCTGCCCGACACCATGCGGCGCATCCCCTTCCCCGGTAACCCGAACGGGGTGTGGGACAACCTCGTCGCCCCGCCCGAGATGATGTTCGCCCGGGCCGGCGGCCGCGAGGACCTGCGCGCACCCATCCCGTGGCCCGGCCACTCCGCCGCCGGGCTGACGCCCGACGAGCTCCGGCGCGCCCTCGGCGGCATCCTGCAGACCCTGGTCCGCCTCCCCGCGCACGAGACGGCGTACTTCGTCGACCGCGCGCTCGTCTTCCTCACCAGCTGCGACGAGCGGCGCGACGAGGTGTGGGAGCGCACGCCCTGGTGGGAGTTCGTACGCGCGGGGCAGATGTCCGCCGAGTACCAGCGGATCCTCGCCGTCGGCATCACCCGCAACATCGTGGCCACCAAGGCCGAGGAGGCCTCCACCCGTACGGTCGGCACCCTCGGCGAGGCCTTCGTGTTCAACGCGCTCGGGCGCGGCGCGGACGGCCCGCCCGACCGGATCCTCAACCTGCCGACCAACGAGGCGTGGATCGACCCCTGGGAGGCCCATCTGCGCACTCTCGGCGTGGAGTTCAAGCTCGGCTGGACGGTACGCGAGGTGCGGTACGGGAACGGCCGGGTGAGCGGGGTCGTGGTCCTGGACCCGGCCGGGGCCGCGCAGACCGTCACCGCCGACCACTACGTGTCGGCCCTGCCCGTCGAGCACGCCCGCCGCACCTGGAGCGCGGGCCTGCGGGCCGCCGACCCGATGCTGGGGCGCTGCGACAAGCTGGAGACGGACTGGATGACGGGCATCCAGTTCTATCTCACCGAGCGGGCCCCGCTGGTGCACGGACACCTCAACTGCATCGACTCCGCCTGGTCGTTGACGGCGATCCAGCAGGCGGAGCACTGGCCGTCCCGCGACTTCCCGGCCCACTACGGGGACGGCAGGGCGGTGGACTGCCTGTCGGTGGACATCTCGGAGTGGGACAAGCCGGGCATCCTGTACGGGAAGACGGCCAAGCAGTGCACCCGCGAGGAGGTGGCGCGGGAGGTGTGGGCGCAGCTGAAGGCCTCCCTCAACGACACCGGCAGGACCGTGCTGGCCGATTCCGCGCTGCACTCGTGGTTCCTGGACCCGGGCGTGGACGGGCTCGGCACCCCGAACCCCACCAACGAGGACGAGCTGCTGATCCATCCGACCGGCACTTTCCACAACCGGCCGAGCGCGGGCACCCGCGTCCCGAACTTCTTCCTCAGCGGTGACTACGTGGCCGTCGACATCGACCTGGCCACGATGGAGGGGGCCAACGCCTCGGCCCGCGCGGCCGTCAACAGCCTGCTGGACCACGACGGTTCGGCGGCCGCCCGGTGCACGGTGACGCCGCTGTACCGGGCGCCGGGGGTGGAGGCCGCCCGGCGGCACGACCGGTGGCGCTACCGGCTCGGCCTGCGCAACGTCTTCGACCTGGGATGAGCCCTGCCGGCCGGACCCGGTCAGGGCTAACGTCGT
This genomic interval carries:
- a CDS encoding 4a-hydroxytetrahydrobiopterin dehydratase, with product MPSEPLSQKEIEDRLRELPGWAFEDDRIFRTYRLGTHFAASALVAHIASVQQELNHHSDLTLGYNTVRLSVNTHDAGGVVTANDFALAERVESLAPAHGAR
- a CDS encoding FAD-dependent oxidoreductase, producing the protein MAGTGSSRRTFMAGAAAGAGALTAPGAAAVPAAAAGTATTAGAAAAATPPNGRSVAVLGGGVAGLTAAHELAERGYAVTVYERRALGGKARSMDVPGSARGGRRPLPAEHGFRFIPGIYHNLPDTMRRIPFPGNPNGVWDNLVAPPEMMFARAGGREDLRAPIPWPGHSAAGLTPDELRRALGGILQTLVRLPAHETAYFVDRALVFLTSCDERRDEVWERTPWWEFVRAGQMSAEYQRILAVGITRNIVATKAEEASTRTVGTLGEAFVFNALGRGADGPPDRILNLPTNEAWIDPWEAHLRTLGVEFKLGWTVREVRYGNGRVSGVVVLDPAGAAQTVTADHYVSALPVEHARRTWSAGLRAADPMLGRCDKLETDWMTGIQFYLTERAPLVHGHLNCIDSAWSLTAIQQAEHWPSRDFPAHYGDGRAVDCLSVDISEWDKPGILYGKTAKQCTREEVAREVWAQLKASLNDTGRTVLADSALHSWFLDPGVDGLGTPNPTNEDELLIHPTGTFHNRPSAGTRVPNFFLSGDYVAVDIDLATMEGANASARAAVNSLLDHDGSAAARCTVTPLYRAPGVEAARRHDRWRYRLGLRNVFDLG